The genomic stretch AATTTTTATATTTGGTTTCTAGTATTTAAAAATTATTATTTTTATCTAAAAGTCTGTATACTGTATTCATTTTACTTGACAGATTTTGAAATATTTTCTTCTTCCATTATAGATTTTAATTGATAAACTATTAATTGATGATAACGATAAAGATTCTTCTAAAATATTTTCTTCTTTAAGATAATCAAAGAAATATCCTCCTATAGGATTATTTGTTTTTTTAGTATTATTATTTTTCACTGTATTTTTAATTATTATAAACTATTATAAAATTTAATTATTTTTATAGTGGGTTTTACAGCCAACTATGAATAAATTATTATCTTCAATATAGTATACTAATCTATGTTCATAATTTATTCGCCTAGAATATAATCCGTTTAATTCACCTTTTAATCTCTCTGGTTTTCCTATACCAATCAATAAACCATTTCTTTCTATATCTTTTATGAGATCATTAATTTTCTGTAATATTTTTTTATCGTTCTTTTGAAAATAAATATAATCTTCCCAAGCTTTATCATAAAAAATTTTATTCATCTAATAACTCTCTTTTATGACCTAATCCAGACTTTAATTCCAAATATCCTTCTTTTAAAAATTTTATATTTTCATCATTGTAGAAATTATCATTATCTAATTGTTTATTTTTTTCTATTTTAAATGGAATTGACTGAGTATTTATAGAAGTTCTTAAAAATATATTAATAGCTGTATTAAAGTCTAAACCTAAATCATTAAAAAGTTTATCGGCTTCAT from Brachyspira murdochii DSM 12563 encodes the following:
- a CDS encoding Txe/YoeB family addiction module toxin; the encoded protein is MNKIFYDKAWEDYIYFQKNDKKILQKINDLIKDIERNGLLIGIGKPERLKGELNGLYSRRINYEHRLVYYIEDNNLFIVGCKTHYKNN
- a CDS encoding type II toxin-antitoxin system RelB/DinJ family antitoxin, translated to MSEVTIKIDDKLKNEADKLFNDLGLDFNTAINIFLRTSINTQSIPFKIEKNKQLDNDNFYNDENIKFLKEGYLELKSGLGHKRELLDE